The Crassostrea angulata isolate pt1a10 chromosome 1, ASM2561291v2, whole genome shotgun sequence nucleotide sequence CTTTAGGAGTGggatggggccacattggggatccTGTTGTATTaaggaaaacattttcattattcacagaaactgaaatgttataatatatgaatttatatatatgcaagcattttttacatattgctgattctttagaattgtttaaactttggccTCTGGACGATcattgggcctcacaaggggttcagagtttggtGTATgtttatatcctgtatataaacaattgtttagggtctttttgagaactgcaatgctgaatgtgatatgactatacaATCATCCTGTTTGAAAAAGGACTTGAttttaaacataagaatatccaagggaaactgtttttttattatacagaatctacatgtattatacgtccaaattgtccagatattttgtattatgaccccatgaagctgattttatcatgccaaTTGTTGCtgaggtgagcgatgtggcccatgggcctcttattTCTTCTTAACCACACAGGAAAAAGGTAATTGAAATTTTCCAGTTGATTACGTGTACAGTTCAATTATTTCTGAACTGAAGTGATAACTATCTACttttcagtatttttaattCGAGGTAAAAGCAATTGGTTTAAAATGACACCACATTCAGTCGGTTGCGGCTTGCCAGTAATAATTATTAcagaaagtaaaatattattcaataactCTTCAATGGCCCACTAATAAACCCTGTCCTTGCGTCATCATTGCTGTGTTAGTCATTTAACTGTATCATTCAATTGTCAGTCGAGCGATTTTTACTTTTTGACGGAATTTAAACTTATTCACAATTGACATAAAAGATTACTACCCTATTTCATATAACACATTCTCCAAAAATAAACTCTCTGTGTCCCAAGTATTAAAAGGATTGAGAGCTGCTCGGAGCTTCACTTAGACCAAGCGACTTCCGGTAGATCTCGGACCCTATCTAGTCCTGTGTAATTTGTGCTCCTGAGTACAACGGGCGCACCTTCCGACATGTTGTTCACTATCAACCCAAATCTGACCTTCTACTCCCGGGAATTCCCCAACCAATGGGGTAAGCTTACTCGAAAAATTAGGTGATGTggaaaacattctttctcagtgTATACTCCTTTACAAGTCGCGTTTTTTATATTTAGACTGATATTGAATGTTCGATAGtatatgttataattttatGCTGTTCATGTTTTCTTCATGACAATCAGTGTTTTcgtgtttttttaaacaaaattcagCCTTATgctgtttaattttattcatgttgtttgtttttctatCCCGCTATGGTGTTCGTGTTTTCTTCTCAACATAACTTTTCACGTTGTTTGGATATTCTTTATATGGCTAtcaatgctgttttatttctttgtggCCACGGCAGCTGTCTTAGTTTTTACATGGCTATTAGTGTTTTATGTGGGTTTTAGCTGTTTTATTATGAGAttcatatatagttttttttttaactcgaTAACACAGACGATAATATATTAACAGACTGCTAAGAAACAGCTTCAATGAGTCATTTTAAGGAAACTATTTCAATAATGAGTTAAACAACCTTTGAATAGAATCAATATGATTGCGTAATATGAAACCGTTTCTGAGAACAGTTTCATTTGATGCCATATTTCTGAGAGATTTGAActttatcttttcaaaatacTGAAGATGAATTCAAAAGACTATACCAAACAATTTATTTCTCattattcatataaaaagaattgaaaaatataaggTTAATGACGTAATATCCTGAACATAATAACCACCATGAAAAACAAACGAATCGTGAATGAAGAAATATACGTGATCTGTTATCCAGTCAAGAGAtgcatgtttctgatgtcagaCGGCAGTAAAGGTGCCAATCTGTAATGATAGAGATTTTACAGGAGAAGTTGGAGACTTTAATTTCTTCTCAAAAGACGCCCCAATTAGCATAACATTTTGTACATCTGATAGCTAATCTGTTATATGGCTGTGAAGAATTCGGATATAATAATGTtgatataatagaaaaaaatacatgttaaattttgtaaactgCTTTTTTATCTTAAGTCTTCTACTCCAAATTACATGATATATGGAGAATTAGGGAGAGTACCATTAATTGTACATATCAAGACAAGAATTATTGCATATTGGTTAAAAATTATCCATGGAAAACAGTCAAAATTTTGTTACATAATGTATAATTTACTTAATGCTAAATATGTATATGGTAAAGAATCCAAATTAAAAActtgaaatcaattttaaatgacaGTGGGTATAGTGATATTTGGATGAATAACCAAGTAGTCAATCATGATTGGCTAATCTAAAGCTTAAAACTAGAGCTAACAGATCAGTTTCAACGAAATTGTGAATCAAGCTGCAATAATTTTCAAAAGGTGTTATATTTATAAGTTGTTTACTAATTTAGACTTTAGATGCCAACCGTATTATAATTGTGATTTAAGTAATTATATGAAACAAGTTTTAGCTAGATTTCGAACATCAAATTATAAATTACCTATTGAAACTGGTAGATGGAATGACATAGAAATAGTAACAGgtatgtaatttatgtaaaagaGACATTGGAGATAAAATTTCACTATATCTTGTGTTGCACTGTGTTGAAAAACGAAAGAGAAAAGTATATACCAAAATTCTATCTTTTGAGaccaaatattattaaatttaatacGAGCCTTTTCTCTCAAACGATGTCAGCTTATTAAGCtagttatgtaaatgtattgatCAGTATTGTTAACGAGAAGGCTAAACCTCCTGATTAttaattctatatttatttatctacataaaaaattgtacatttatacctcatatatattttgtagagaACCATtataattgtttctttttcctctATTCACGCATAAATTGTAAATTGTGtatatgtttgtaatattctcaaTGTTGTAAATTCCAACCGAAGAGATAAAATAAACTGTTCAACTATTCAAACTGCGAGTATAGCTTAGTGCTTCTGGCCACCGTTATACCAAGCAGCCATAATGATGAATGGCCTGATATGTATCGCaggttaataaaattaaattttctctGCCTTTTCTTTCCCCATAGAAATCTTTATGATCTTATCTACATTGCCTCGCGAGTTTTATTCTTCGAATCTTTACGGCGAAGTAAACGTTTATGTTCTAAATTCAATTGAATCGATGTAAAATCTTATAGCCTCCACGAAAGAAAAAGAGCAATAGGGGGGTTTCTTTATTCGcctccaaataaaaaaacaaacacacgACAGTCAGTAGATGGTTTTATTGCTCTGTTAACACTTTCGTTTAGGATTTTGTctaaattaatgtttatatattaatcCCTTTTGGCCATTTTGGAGACCCATTTATGATATTTGAGTTGAATGAAGATATTTCGTTTTTTTATGGTGGATATTAATGCACATAAAATATTGATAGTGTTGGATTATCAGTTCATCTGAACATGATAAAAATGGCTGCATTCTCAGCAGGAAACAGCACCAAAGACTGTAAGTTTCAGAAAAAGGTTGCCATATGATAAGGGAACAACTGGATCCgggaaaaaaaatctctttgtTGTCAAGACATCATTATTTGTGTCCATTGTCGCTATCTCAAACTTGCCTGGCTTAATAGCTGCTCTAAAGATTTTTGTGTATTTATCTTGCCCACTGCTTGGGAAAACTACTCAAAGTACAAAGATTCTACGATAACTCTtaaaaaattcgggggggggggagtatgaGTGAAATTCAATCGTGTagaaatgtgttatttttatGATCTTGGGCGAGTTTTGGAGGATAGTTATACGATACGTTATGGTTGTTAATAGGTCGGGTATATAAAGCCTGTGTTCACAAATAACCTGTCGTTTTCTGCATGAtttcattttgtgtttttaaaagtttCCTCTCCTATTGTGTCAACTTTTTCCAAATCGAGAGATAATAATATAGCCAAGTCAATTTAAATCTAATTTCGcaagaaaatgacaataattgGCTACTGAACATTTTATGCCGATATTCCTTCAATTCAAGATGTAATTTTAGGTTTCTCCGTACGTTTAGCTCCGTTCTGATAAATGTCGTGCACAATTCGGCATTGTAAATCATAGTTGGAGGAGAAAGGCCTTTCAGTCAAGATATTTACAGAATGTGTAATAAGATTATTTCGCCActgtaatttgtatttgataataACTGATAACTCGTAATTTTTACTTCAAGTGCTGAATGGCTGCAAGTAAATAGATCGATAGCAGAAAGACAGGTTTATGGGATTGAACACAGAATTTACTAGCAGTAGCCATTGTTAGAATCGTTCCACGTTCTTGTAGTATAAGGGCGGTTTCCCGGATAGCGCATAGTGTTTCGGATCGTCTGCCAGTAAAACTGTTGTCTGCTTTGATCAAATCAAATCTTCCGAAATCaccaaaatatttctacattaAAGAGTAATGCTGTAAAATATAAGGTAACCCCATGTAGcttttaaggaaaaaaaccaCTTACCAGATCAATACAAACCTACCGGGTTTGAAAGAAAATGGATTCAACCCAAAACATGCTCGTCAAGACATATCCTACCCATGTTCATGATTTAGAgacaatgttttatttgatgaataataaattaattaccttgcaaaaaaaaaattaataaataaaatatacacatttaGAGAGGGTCAAATCTTGTTTTGTGACTTTCAATATCACAATGAAGAagtaattttgtgtttttaatgtaTTCTTAGACTTTGGAAAGTTAAAAGTTTATTGCTCGCttatagtatatatatttcTCTTTTACATTGTAGACCCGTCCATGACCGTGGAATCGGCCCATGACTCGTCTTCAGGCTTTGCCTCAGATGTTCCTAGCTACACATACTCAGGAACAAATATGTCTACCTTCAAAGGGGGCATGCGATCAGACGCTAGTGATTCACCATTTGAACTCAATTCCCGAAAATACTCAGACGCGAGTGATTCTCCGTGCGAGACGTCGCCGCGAAAAGCTCATCGAAACTTTACCAGCAGCACACCAAAGCAGCCAAACCACTACAACGCTCATGATTTAAACATGCATTACCGAATGTCAACCCCATCCCCGCTCTCCTATAGGTCCTCGTCTTCCATGGGCACTCCGTCCTCCCTTTCACAGAAATCACAGAAGTCCCAGTATTCCCATTCGAACACTTCCAGCCAACGTCATCATCCACATCAGCATCCACCTCAGACGCCATCATCATATCCACAGACACCCGTCATCAGCTACAAAAACCCTGCGTACGAATACCAATTAGACAAACACATGGAGCAAATCCAATACAATATCAAACGGATAGAGCTTCAAGAAGACTGTCATGTGACCAAACAAAGCAAATACCGTCATCATAAACCGTCCTTGTTCGATTTAATTACTGATGACGTCATCGTGAAAATATTTTCTCATTTGTCTTCTGACCAGTTGTGCCGGGCCTCTCGCGTCTGTCAGAGATGGTACAGGGTGGTCTGGGATCCGTTACTATGGAAACGGATTGTGATAAATAGTGAACGTATCAATGTTGACAAAGCTGTGAAGTACTTAACGAAACGTTTGAGTTACAATACTCCAACTGTGTGTGTTATTGTGGAGAAAATCAACTTGAATGGGTGTGAAAAACTTACGGATAAGGGACTACATACTATTGCCAAACGGTGTCCCGAGCTTCGGCATCTAGAAATACAAGGGTGTTCAAATGTTACCAACCATTCATTGTTCGAAGTGGTGTCATACTGTGTCAATCTCGAACACCTTGATGTAACAGGTGAGTATTAAAACTCCATTACAGAGCCGTCTAAGATGATACCTCATTTGAATACATATGGTATACTACTAAGAATTAACAGTTTAAACATGTCCTTTCTGTAATTCGAGGTTCCATCTGTATACACCTTGGTATTTTTCTCAAGTTTTATTGATTGTAATAGAGCGATTACAGAGTTACAGTGCATGGCAGCAGTTGGCACATTCTGTATTAGACTCGGCTTCTCTCGGATTTCGCGTTCCCGCCGATACCGTTATTGTTAAATCTTCTGAAGGTGACATTGAAGTACGTGCATATTAGATAATACCGGGCATAGTGTTTTATTAAAAGTATATTCACACTAGACACCCATTCTGCAGCTTGCCGTCAAacttttaaagaatgttttcaATTAAAGCAAAGGCTGTTACATCATTTACGTTTTAGATCACTTCTTTTTTCACAGAAGTTATTTGAATGTGCCTTAGAGAAACATAATAGCAAATGTACCCACAATCTCTTTATCCACCCGTATATCAGCGTTACTCGAGAGTAGTTCCGCGCGGTTTCTAAGAGGTAGACAAGATTTCTATTGTGATCCCATAAACCAAAACAACAAGAGAGGCCGTTATAACAAGTTCTGCATGCCTTCGCCATTATTGGGGTTTGTCGCATTATATAGTTTTGGTGCAATACGTAATTCTTTAGGGCCAGTATTTAAGGTAATTCTTTAGAGAGAAAGAGAACTTATCAGGTGTAGATTTTTTGCTCTAAGTGGGTATAATTTTATCTCAGCAGACTAATACTAGCCTTTCTTCCCTTCTGATTATCGAATTCTTCTCATTATAGAACAGTATAGGAAGAAAACGCACCGTTAATTGaaacgaatttttaaaaaatgcgaaaTGATGATTTTCATCATGTTCAGAAAGAAACTTATTTTGTCTCGTTCGGTTTGCTTGAccacattatacatgtagatgtaaatcTAATTGAAGTCAATGTAGAGATGGATTACCAGCGATGTGGATTGTCTCCGTGTCAAACAAATATCGAGGCTAATCTTAGTAAGCCCTAGATTCAATAAAGCAGACCTGTTCTAACAGTTCCACAATAACTCTTATTCTCTGCGATGTTTTCTTTCTAGATTCCGTACTTTGGAAATAGTTTTAATTGAGATTTAAGTCTTTCAATTCTCCACTGAAAATCTCTTAATAATTAAGTGTAATGAATAGCTTCGATTGAAAACTAAATTGTGACAAACAAGAGAGACCAGGTCGTTTTTCATCTTCAAAGAATAGAAACATAACAAACACACACATAAATTCTTAGAACTGtgtcaataaaaaaagaattaaattggGTGAATATTACACTTTTCCTGCAATGCGTTCTGTGTCAACAATAGAATTCAAAAGTGAGAAAAGAAAGGAATGGAAGTATTATGTGCCATCTTTGAGTGCTGCCATGTTTTCTATCAATATGGTGGCACGGTGACAACCGGCCCGATTCTGGGGGTTTTGAACACTACCAGCAATATTGACACAGGCCCGGATTGCGATTCAACGATAAAAGCTTCCAGCCACTTATCCTGCCCATCAAACTCAATGTTCGATTAATGTCggtacatatttatatatcatgTAACTACCCTTTGTCTGCTTTGGAATTTGTGACCAGCCGCAATTGACAAGTTGAGTTCATTGTGGACCCCTCTTCACCAAATCTTTTTGTCAACATTTCATTTCTATTACAAATGTCTCGTACATTCCGCTATGTTGCTACTTGTCATGGCCAATAGTGATATTTCAATTAGAATAAAAATGGAAACTCGTCAAATCCCGACGTTATGTAATAGGTTTTATAAAACATGAATTCATAATTAATTCCTTTTAGGGAAAAATAGACTTCgagcaaataaaaaatgtagTGCACATCgatgattaaaattttatttagggcattgtttttttatcataagTATCTTTTGTCATGAAATATGTAAAAGTTAACGACAAATGAAAATTCAATTAGAATATTATTGAAAGAAGCTATCAGTATTTTTCCTGGATTGTACTTGTAAAACCATAGCCGTCTCTGTATAATGTCTTTCTATAATCAAATGTATAAAACCTGATGgcatataaaaatacaattaaaagcTGTTTTCATATCAAATCTAACACGtacctttaatttttgtaataaaaatgtagaaaacttAATGACGTATAATTTATCTGAAAATTGCTGACGTGTGTTGTTTTTCGTCTTAGGTTGTCCGTGTATCACCCGCATCAGCCTCACCCCTCAGATAATGCAGCAGGCCACTGCCCACCACCTCCGGCAGATCTACCTACGGACCCTGGACATGACGGACTGTTACGCTCTGGAGGACGAGGGTCTCCAAGTCATTGCTACTCACTGTAGCCAGCTGCAGTTTCTGTATCTCAGAAGATGTGTTCGAATAGGCGACGCGGGACTCCAGTACATTGCTTACTACTGCTCAGGACTAAAGGAATTGAGTATTAGTGACTGCAAAAAAGTGACAGATTTCGGTGTCTGTGAACTGGCGAAAATCGGCACCAATTTACGGTATCTCAGTGTTGCAAAATGTGATAAGATATCCGATGTCGGGATCATTCAGTTGTGTAAACACTGCACCAAACTGCGATACTTGAACTTGAGAGGTTGTGAAGCCGTATCTGACGATTCCATGGACGTTCTCGCTCGACACTGTTCAAAGATAAAGTCCCTCGATATCGGGAAGTGTGACGTCACGGACGAGGGTCTGTGTGTCCTAGCTCAAAACTGTCCCCAGTTGAAGAAACTGAGTCTCAAGTCGTGTGACGCCATCACTGACGCAGGCGTCAAATTTGTGGCGAAATCCTGTAGACAATTGCAGCAATTTAACATTCAGGACTGCCATTTAACGGTGGATGCCTATAGGacgattaaaaaatattgcaagaAGTGCTTTATCGAACACACCAATCCCGGATTTTACTagttttatagaaataaaaatatcccTTATTTATTACAACATGCCCAAGTTGATTGTTACTGTTGTTTTTAATCTAAGATTAAAATGTATAAACCAGATAtctgtttttatatttaaaatggtaAAACTAAGGATGTATTGATTTCAAGAAGACGAGTAAAAAGTTAAGAAACaattaagaaatttgttttgacAACAGACATTATTCTCAAAAGCTCTCTCCAAAGGAAAAGCGTTGTTTGATATTATGAGAGGTTTGAAACGCATTGCTTTATTATTCCCTCCCAAAACTGCTGTGCATGTGTATTTATGTATGCATTTCAGCCTTGTGAGCTGGATTTAAATAAAACCCTCGCATGTATGTTTATCAAACTTCGTACACTTCATAAACATGGTTAAAGGACAAACCGTATTCATTTTTAAGGAATGCTGTTACATAGTTATTAAATTATCGTTAAAATTAAGATATACctttttatgtacgacttgacaatagACATTTCCAGTTCGTAGAAGTAAAATtgcaaatcaacaacttgatattttgttggAATTAGGCATtgtaaaggtaagaaaaaaaacgtTTTGAAGAATTAGGAAGTTGGAAGGATGTCCAAATTGAAAAACTGATGCAAGCAGGAGATTAAGTTCATCCCAATTTAATCAAAACAAGCAATCGTCTGAGCCGAATTTCGGGTTATTTCCAGAATTACTAAGAGAAGAACAGATTTATAATTCTGAAGAGACATTGATGAATTGATGAATATTGTCAACATTATTAACCgggaatttattttatttttatcgctATATATACGTTactctgatttaaaaaaattaaatgtagtAGAAATTGCGTATTATGTAAACTTGACTTTTCCCATACAGCAGACTGTAAAACGCTAGATCTTTGGCTACATTTTCTATTCAATATAAAACTTAATTTGCCTACACTAACTGTCTAAATCCGTAATGTATGTCAattagtaaaataaataaactagaaaactgaccagtcaggaagggccccgctatgacaattaatatagagaagtgaaaaaaactttgaattccatcctctttatattaacaatgatgagaaATAAATGCCCAGCATaggatgtaaagaactgcaatatataggatctcgtgatttgtagttggatatgattttcgtccaacaattaaagtgtttttttcttgagccttagtgagggaataaaacacacaagttggataaaaatcatattatacttacaaatcatatgagattctatttatcccatgttttatacaccacaatcaatgtttacactgtttattaaACTCCACagtattttacttcattatgcctatGCAAATCCCgttgtaaagtcacaactgtgggatatcCAAAAAATATCCAGTGAGTCATATCCATGGGATAAAGGaggttaacatgggatgaaataaaatttgttaaaaaaacaaagaattgataccaatgcaatgatacctaggctttgcctcaACTTCAAACAAACCACTTGCATACACATGTGTACGGTAATACATATAACAGATAAAGACACACCTTAGATTTTCTGaaacaggcaagataattaatctcaggggattaattatcctgctctcatccatttattgaatttaatcagggcttacagaaggaacattttcaggtactattcttaagtttcctttaatataaacatagcaaccaaaaacaacaacaccaaaacatccattaaaaagaaaaaaaaaagaataaaaaaactgatatctataaataaattttttttttttaaatgtattgtaattcatatattttttttttattttacagaatataagtatttgaactagaatgaaatatattctttatcaaataccatcctttaaactgaggggtaaaaatattagggtgcagctcatggaatgagagtttaatttgcttcaaaacaaacatcagtgcagacaaaggtgttcattaatctggatatgacagatagagataagcctctaaattttctgcagcaggcaagataattaatcccaggggattaattgttctgctctctcatccttttcttctaaatttacaattaagattttttttttcagaaatgacagaatggggttattatctgattacctgttaaaattaacagcattaaggcagaaaaaaataaaataaataattaaaaaataaaatagtgtggaaggttaattaatcccaaaggacaaatattgcacagccttcaatgtatacaatggtaacattttcagcagttatctctccttgcccattcattcttatgcatagttaggaatctaccccaccacccaagctccaaaccagaagacatagagaaccaaacttagcatcaaaatatgtatttctgcctactgaactaccataccaaatttgaacttgattgggcaaccataaaaaaagttattagaaaaaaacacgaaatttgtggacggaagagtgacagacggacggacagaaggacggacggacagaaggacggacggacagagtgattactatagggcacccgcaaatccttgcggggccctaattaataaattactaaagtttaaaacattttggtGTGTTTGCTAGTAATGGGAGGAATTGTACAACCACGTAAAtgtaacaaccccccccccccccatggatACACCACAAAGCGTTCATGGGGATAGGAATTAacgaatttttttaattcaaagtaATTTTTAGAGGAACGATATTTGGTGTcttcagttacatgtatattcctaaatgatgaattttttgaacaatattttattttgagaataGTTCAAAATGTTTGGGCCttgagattttaaaacattttcctatatctgAATACGGAGCTTGTCTTCGAAAGGAGGTAAATATAGCGTAAtaatggccacaaccatcccTCTTTCTTAATGCATATCATATGACTATAAATCTGAAACTTAATGATTTATAAGTGTCCATTAAACT carries:
- the LOC128159757 gene encoding F-box/LRR-repeat protein 7-like isoform X5 — its product is MTVESAHDSSSGFASDVPSYTYSGTNMSTFKGGMRSDASDSPFELNSRKYSDASDSPCETSPRKAHRNFTSSTPKQPNHYNAHDLNMHYRMSTPSPLSYRSSSSMGTPSSLSQKSQKSQYSHSNTSSQRHHPHQHPPQTPSSYPQTPVISYKNPAYEYQLDKHMEQIQYNIKRIELQEDCHVTKQSKYRHHKPSLFDLITDDVIVKIFSHLSSDQLCRASRVCQRWYRVVWDPLLWKRIVINSERINVDKAVKYLTKRLSYNTPTVCVIVEKINLNGCEKLTDKGLHTIAKRCPELRHLEIQGCSNVTNHSLFEVVSYCVNLEHLDVTGCPCITRISLTPQIMQQATAHHLRQIYLRTLDMTDCYALEDEGLQVIATHCSQLQFLYLRRCVRIGDAGLQYIAYYCSGLKELSISDCKKVTDFGVCELAKIGTNLRYLSVAKCDKISDVGIIQLCKHCTKLRYLNLRGCEAVSDDSMDVLARHCSKIKSLDIGKCDVTDEGLCVLAQNCPQLKKLSLKSCDAITDAGVKFVAKSCRQLQQFNIQDCHLTVDAYRTIKKYCKKCFIEHTNPGFY
- the LOC128159757 gene encoding F-box/LRR-repeat protein 7-like isoform X2 → MGSASTKPRQPLVQFSAESADFAIISSWSSKPSPGRFHVISVPNPSMTVESAHDSSSGFASDVPSYTYSGTNMSTFKGGMRSDASDSPFELNSRKYSDASDSPCETSPRKAHRNFTSSTPKQPNHYNAHDLNMHYRMSTPSPLSYRSSSSMGTPSSLSQKSQKSQYSHSNTSSQRHHPHQHPPQTPSSYPQTPVISYKNPAYEYQLDKHMEQIQYNIKRIELQEDCHVTKQSKYRHHKPSLFDLITDDVIVKIFSHLSSDQLCRASRVCQRWYRVVWDPLLWKRIVINSERINVDKAVKYLTKRLSYNTPTVCVIVEKINLNGCEKLTDKGLHTIAKRCPELRHLEIQGCSNVTNHSLFEVVSYCVNLEHLDVTGCPCITRISLTPQIMQQATAHHLRQIYLRTLDMTDCYALEDEGLQVIATHCSQLQFLYLRRCVRIGDAGLQYIAYYCSGLKELSISDCKKVTDFGVCELAKIGTNLRYLSVAKCDKISDVGIIQLCKHCTKLRYLNLRGCEAVSDDSMDVLARHCSKIKSLDIGKCDVTDEGLCVLAQNCPQLKKLSLKSCDAITDAGVKFVAKSCRQLQQFNIQDCHLTVDAYRTIKKYCKKCFIEHTNPGFY
- the LOC128159757 gene encoding F-box/LRR-repeat protein 7-like isoform X6; protein product: MGSASTKPRQPLVQFSAESADFAIISSWSSKPSPGRFHVISVPNSAESFFKKMEVFADSGGCKKPLTDWHGVMSDLFGVDPSMTVESAHDSSSGFASDVPSYTYSGTNMSTFKGGMRSDASDSPFELNSRKYSDASDSPCETSPRKAHRNFTSSTPKQPNHYNAHDLNMHYRMSTPSPLSYRSSSSMGTPSSLSQKSQKSQYSHSNTSSQRHHPHQHPPQTPSSYPQTPVISYKNPAYEYQLDKHMEQIQYNIKRIELQEDCHVTKQSKYRHHKPSLFDLITDDVIVKIFSHLSSDQLCRASRVCQRWYRVVWDPLLWKRIVINSERINVDKAVKYLTKRLSYNTPTVCVIVEKINLNGCEKLTDKGLHTIAKRCPELRHLEIQGCSNVTNHSLFEVVSYCVNLEHLDVTGCPCITRISLTPQIMQQATAHHLRQIYLRTLDMTDCYALEDEGLQVIATHCSQLQFLYLRRCVRIGDAGLQYIAYYCSGLKELSISDCKKVTDFGVCELAKIGTNLRYLSVAKCDKISDVGIIQLCKHCTKLRYLNLRGCEAVSDDSMDVLARHCSKIKSLDIGKCDVTDEGLCVLAQNCPQLKKLSLKSCDAITDAGVKFVAKSCRQLQQFNIQDCHLTVDAYRTIKKYCKKCFIEHTNPGFY
- the LOC128159757 gene encoding F-box/LRR-repeat protein 7-like isoform X4 translates to MLFTINPNLTFYSREFPNQWDPSMTVESAHDSSSGFASDVPSYTYSGTNMSTFKGGMRSDASDSPFELNSRKYSDASDSPCETSPRKAHRNFTSSTPKQPNHYNAHDLNMHYRMSTPSPLSYRSSSSMGTPSSLSQKSQKSQYSHSNTSSQRHHPHQHPPQTPSSYPQTPVISYKNPAYEYQLDKHMEQIQYNIKRIELQEDCHVTKQSKYRHHKPSLFDLITDDVIVKIFSHLSSDQLCRASRVCQRWYRVVWDPLLWKRIVINSERINVDKAVKYLTKRLSYNTPTVCVIVEKINLNGCEKLTDKGLHTIAKRCPELRHLEIQGCSNVTNHSLFEVVSYCVNLEHLDVTGCPCITRISLTPQIMQQATAHHLRQIYLRTLDMTDCYALEDEGLQVIATHCSQLQFLYLRRCVRIGDAGLQYIAYYCSGLKELSISDCKKVTDFGVCELAKIGTNLRYLSVAKCDKISDVGIIQLCKHCTKLRYLNLRGCEAVSDDSMDVLARHCSKIKSLDIGKCDVTDEGLCVLAQNCPQLKKLSLKSCDAITDAGVKFVAKSCRQLQQFNIQDCHLTVDAYRTIKKYCKKCFIEHTNPGFY
- the LOC128159757 gene encoding F-box/LRR-repeat protein 7-like isoform X1, producing MASTYFGLTFPDLGKINGQLFYCVGQETRKTKTNVQINGSAAAPISHENIRSENPSMTVESAHDSSSGFASDVPSYTYSGTNMSTFKGGMRSDASDSPFELNSRKYSDASDSPCETSPRKAHRNFTSSTPKQPNHYNAHDLNMHYRMSTPSPLSYRSSSSMGTPSSLSQKSQKSQYSHSNTSSQRHHPHQHPPQTPSSYPQTPVISYKNPAYEYQLDKHMEQIQYNIKRIELQEDCHVTKQSKYRHHKPSLFDLITDDVIVKIFSHLSSDQLCRASRVCQRWYRVVWDPLLWKRIVINSERINVDKAVKYLTKRLSYNTPTVCVIVEKINLNGCEKLTDKGLHTIAKRCPELRHLEIQGCSNVTNHSLFEVVSYCVNLEHLDVTGCPCITRISLTPQIMQQATAHHLRQIYLRTLDMTDCYALEDEGLQVIATHCSQLQFLYLRRCVRIGDAGLQYIAYYCSGLKELSISDCKKVTDFGVCELAKIGTNLRYLSVAKCDKISDVGIIQLCKHCTKLRYLNLRGCEAVSDDSMDVLARHCSKIKSLDIGKCDVTDEGLCVLAQNCPQLKKLSLKSCDAITDAGVKFVAKSCRQLQQFNIQDCHLTVDAYRTIKKYCKKCFIEHTNPGFY
- the LOC128159757 gene encoding F-box/LRR-repeat protein 7-like isoform X3; this translates as MNTLERIRKLLAPKLKNNNCKDPSMTVESAHDSSSGFASDVPSYTYSGTNMSTFKGGMRSDASDSPFELNSRKYSDASDSPCETSPRKAHRNFTSSTPKQPNHYNAHDLNMHYRMSTPSPLSYRSSSSMGTPSSLSQKSQKSQYSHSNTSSQRHHPHQHPPQTPSSYPQTPVISYKNPAYEYQLDKHMEQIQYNIKRIELQEDCHVTKQSKYRHHKPSLFDLITDDVIVKIFSHLSSDQLCRASRVCQRWYRVVWDPLLWKRIVINSERINVDKAVKYLTKRLSYNTPTVCVIVEKINLNGCEKLTDKGLHTIAKRCPELRHLEIQGCSNVTNHSLFEVVSYCVNLEHLDVTGCPCITRISLTPQIMQQATAHHLRQIYLRTLDMTDCYALEDEGLQVIATHCSQLQFLYLRRCVRIGDAGLQYIAYYCSGLKELSISDCKKVTDFGVCELAKIGTNLRYLSVAKCDKISDVGIIQLCKHCTKLRYLNLRGCEAVSDDSMDVLARHCSKIKSLDIGKCDVTDEGLCVLAQNCPQLKKLSLKSCDAITDAGVKFVAKSCRQLQQFNIQDCHLTVDAYRTIKKYCKKCFIEHTNPGFY